The Ruania alba genome window below encodes:
- a CDS encoding aspartate/glutamate racemase family protein encodes MTSTPTAPRVAFLHTGAVVIPPVMELVGEQLPDLSTVNYLDDRIVADLADESRQDSVPDRLADLAAAAKAAGADVVMFTCSSISHLAASTAEKAGIPVLRIDEAMADEAVSGGGRVSVLATLPTTLNPTLALLRERAGLAGTEPELTSEVVPGAFEAVAGGDRATHDRLVAEAIERHAPSSDVVVLAQASMASAAEAAQVTVPVLTSLRPGISRLAERVQAG; translated from the coding sequence ATGACCTCCACACCTACCGCGCCCCGCGTCGCGTTCCTGCACACCGGCGCCGTCGTCATCCCGCCCGTGATGGAACTGGTCGGCGAGCAACTGCCCGACCTGAGCACAGTCAACTACCTCGATGACCGGATCGTTGCCGATCTCGCCGATGAATCCCGCCAGGACTCGGTCCCGGACCGGTTGGCCGACCTGGCCGCCGCCGCCAAGGCCGCCGGTGCCGACGTGGTCATGTTCACCTGCTCCTCGATCTCGCACCTGGCCGCGTCGACCGCGGAGAAGGCCGGGATCCCGGTGCTGCGGATCGACGAAGCGATGGCCGACGAGGCCGTCTCCGGTGGCGGGCGGGTGAGCGTGCTCGCCACGCTTCCGACCACGCTGAACCCCACCCTTGCGCTGCTGCGTGAGCGCGCCGGGCTCGCTGGCACCGAGCCCGAGCTGACCAGCGAGGTGGTCCCGGGCGCGTTCGAGGCCGTCGCAGGCGGGGATCGCGCCACCCACGACCGGCTGGTGGCGGAAGCGATCGAGCGTCACGCGCCGTCCAGCGACGTGGTGGTGCTCGCGCAGGCCTCGATGGCCTCTGCCGCCGAGGCGGCGCAGGTCACCGTGCCGGTGCTGACGAGCCTGCGGCCGGGGATCTCACGGCTGGCCGAGCGGGTGCAGGCGGGCTGA
- a CDS encoding glycoside hydrolase family 127 protein → MTATPQTRAHAPWTPLGADGARWHSGFWADVARRTREVTVPTMWDMLRDPAISPGLRNFQIAAGVAEGEHQGPPFMDGDTYKWLESAVVQLELEWDDELAERIAELGRLIASVQREDGYLHTPTAIAERQELQVRPLADRFNFETYNLGHLITVAVRHHAVTGSHILLDVAEKAAGFLEMLATDKPTELAKSAICPSHYMAVIDLYRATGNERYLRLGEAFLRVRDEFTEGGDDNQDRIPVREQTVVTGHAVRANYLYAGLSDLVAETGDDELHAVLDRLWRDVVDTKLYLTGGCGALYDGASPDGYPWQKEISRVHQAYGRAYQLPNTTAHNESCAHIGMIFWSERMLALRPDARYADVIETIAYNALLASIGLDGDSYFYTNPLRQVRDLPYPLRRSGDTALRPTPEPPPSDERLRQHYLSCFCCPPNIARTLSEMHERIASVGPDGLYVHQYGGSRVHGQSDGAHLVLEESSQYPWDGAISYTVTEATGVLPVHLRIPGWARGARAAVNGTPLEVSEPSSYTRIEREWQVGDVITLDLPMPVRIVRGHRLAEEITNQVAVQRGPVVYCVESHELPDGVRLEQVALPRDAQFSPVQMAIGAEQVTALETEVAVLPPATESLYGDLDDGPLRRARVRLVPYYAWSNRGPSEMSVWLPVVW, encoded by the coding sequence ATGACGGCCACACCCCAGACCCGCGCGCATGCGCCCTGGACTCCGCTCGGGGCAGACGGTGCCCGCTGGCACAGCGGCTTCTGGGCCGACGTCGCGCGCCGGACCCGCGAGGTGACCGTCCCGACGATGTGGGACATGCTGCGCGACCCGGCGATCAGCCCAGGACTGCGCAACTTCCAGATCGCCGCAGGGGTGGCGGAGGGGGAGCACCAGGGCCCACCGTTCATGGATGGCGACACCTACAAGTGGCTCGAGTCCGCCGTCGTGCAGCTCGAACTGGAGTGGGACGACGAGCTCGCCGAACGGATCGCCGAGCTCGGCCGCCTGATCGCCTCGGTGCAGCGCGAGGACGGCTACCTGCACACCCCGACCGCCATCGCCGAGCGACAGGAGCTCCAGGTCCGGCCGCTCGCCGACCGGTTCAACTTCGAGACCTACAACCTCGGCCACCTCATCACCGTGGCCGTCCGCCACCACGCGGTCACGGGCTCGCACATCCTCCTGGACGTGGCGGAGAAAGCCGCCGGGTTCCTGGAGATGCTGGCCACCGACAAGCCCACCGAACTGGCGAAATCGGCGATCTGCCCGTCGCACTACATGGCCGTGATCGACCTCTACCGCGCCACCGGCAACGAGCGGTACCTGCGCCTCGGTGAGGCGTTCCTGCGGGTGCGCGACGAGTTCACCGAAGGGGGCGACGACAACCAGGACCGGATCCCGGTCCGGGAGCAGACCGTCGTGACCGGGCACGCCGTGCGCGCCAACTACCTCTATGCCGGCCTGAGCGACCTGGTCGCCGAGACCGGTGACGACGAACTGCACGCCGTGCTCGACCGACTCTGGCGAGACGTGGTCGACACCAAGCTGTACCTCACCGGTGGTTGCGGCGCCCTCTACGACGGCGCCTCCCCGGACGGTTACCCCTGGCAGAAGGAGATCAGCCGGGTGCACCAGGCCTACGGCCGGGCGTACCAGCTGCCGAACACGACGGCGCACAACGAGTCGTGCGCGCACATCGGCATGATCTTCTGGTCCGAACGGATGCTGGCCCTGCGGCCCGACGCGCGCTACGCCGACGTGATCGAGACCATCGCCTACAACGCCCTGCTCGCCAGCATCGGCCTGGACGGCGACAGTTACTTCTACACCAACCCGTTGCGGCAGGTGCGTGACCTGCCCTACCCGCTGCGCCGGTCCGGGGATACGGCCCTGCGTCCGACGCCGGAGCCGCCGCCCTCGGACGAGCGCCTGCGCCAGCACTACCTCAGCTGCTTCTGTTGCCCGCCGAACATCGCCCGCACGCTCTCCGAGATGCACGAGCGGATCGCCTCGGTCGGCCCGGACGGGCTCTATGTGCACCAGTACGGAGGCTCCCGGGTGCACGGGCAGTCCGACGGCGCCCATCTCGTGCTCGAGGAGAGCTCGCAGTACCCGTGGGACGGTGCGATCTCCTACACAGTCACCGAAGCCACCGGCGTCCTGCCGGTCCACCTACGGATCCCCGGCTGGGCGCGCGGGGCGAGGGCCGCCGTCAACGGGACACCCCTCGAGGTGAGCGAACCCTCCAGCTACACCCGGATCGAGCGGGAGTGGCAGGTCGGTGACGTGATCACCCTCGATCTGCCGATGCCGGTGCGGATCGTGCGCGGGCACCGGCTCGCCGAGGAGATCACCAATCAGGTGGCCGTGCAGCGTGGACCGGTCGTGTACTGCGTGGAGAGTCATGAGCTGCCCGACGGCGTCCGGCTTGAGCAGGTGGCCCTGCCGCGGGACGCCCAGTTCAGCCCCGTGCAGATGGCGATCGGCGCCGAGCAGGTGACGGCGCTGGAGACCGAGGTCGCCGTGCTCCCGCCCGCCACCGAGAGCCTGTACGGCGACCTCGACGACGGCCCCCTGCGCCGGGCGCGTGTGCGGCTGGTGCCCTACTACGCATGGAGCAACCGCGGACCGTCGGAGATGTCGGTCTGGCTGCCGGTGGTGTGGTGA
- a CDS encoding VIT1/CCC1 transporter family protein — protein MTISANGLGETREDLASRLNWLRAGVLGANDGIVSVAAVVVGVAGVTNSTGPILVAGLAAVLGGAISMALGEYVSVSSQTDSQKALGAEADEVVSPWHAALASALAFLAGSVLPMLAILLPPPAMRVPVTFVAVLVALAITGAVGAWIGRAKAGRAAVRVVVGGGLALAATFAVGSWLGASGVIG, from the coding sequence ATGACGATCAGTGCGAATGGCCTCGGTGAGACCCGTGAGGATCTCGCCAGCAGGCTCAACTGGCTGCGTGCCGGGGTGCTCGGCGCCAACGACGGGATCGTGTCGGTGGCGGCCGTGGTGGTCGGCGTCGCCGGAGTGACCAACTCGACCGGTCCGATCCTGGTGGCCGGCCTGGCCGCGGTGCTCGGCGGTGCGATCTCGATGGCGCTCGGAGAGTACGTGTCCGTGTCCAGCCAGACCGACTCCCAGAAGGCCCTCGGCGCCGAGGCCGACGAGGTGGTCAGCCCGTGGCACGCGGCGCTCGCCTCGGCGTTGGCGTTCCTGGCCGGTTCGGTGCTGCCGATGCTGGCGATCCTGCTGCCGCCCCCGGCGATGCGGGTGCCGGTGACATTCGTGGCGGTGCTGGTGGCACTGGCGATCACCGGTGCCGTGGGAGCGTGGATCGGTCGGGCCAAGGCCGGGCGGGCGGCCGTGCGAGTGGTCGTCGGTGGCGGGCTCGCCCTGGCGGCCACGTTCGCGGTCGGCTCCTGGCTCGGCGCGAGCGGCGTGATCGGTTGA
- a CDS encoding glycoside hydrolase family 95 protein, with the protein MSTTNDGHTLWYTTPARAWQETLLLGNGRLGASVWGGVEHEVIDLNEDTLWTGEPGYEPNPKAPAALPEVRRLLLTGEYARAQELAADSLGGIGGTGMYMPLGRLTLDLPFGEVSGYRRQLDLNTATAQVTFTHEGVTYRREVFASHPAGALVVRLSADRPGMVSLRASLSSQLRHETGTVTGNVSSATAGAAVGSVVGATSTVVRMHGRAPMRSYNYSGQTREPEYDNGPQPRGMRWEARLAAVAEGGTLSADGTDVVIAEGCDAVTLVVAARTSYNGPGASPSRAGQDEKVLVAGDVRNAVGQDYETLRRAHVRDHAELFGRVHLDLGRSAAEALPTDERVAAYVAGSGADPGLAALYYQFGRYILIATSRPGSQPANLQGVWNPSINPAWGSNWTINCNAQINYWPVEVANLAECHEPLLELTRELSENGAQVASDHYSARGWVSHQGTDIWRYAQPVGSNPQWSNFVASNAWLCQHLWEHYAFSGDLDELRRFWPVIRDAAAFHLDMLVAEPERGWLVTAPDINFENIWVAPDGSTGSLAMGTTPTTQMVRELFTNVLAAADALGESPELAEEIEAALPRLAPMQISPTTGQLQEYLQDWGRQMKAEVLSSWGAVCSAQIHPRRTPGLAAALRRIFDTERWWEEKEDPLKGPCLGSWEGGFQSMTYARLGDGDAALRVFDLHLQKAVQPNLGSKFIGHAPNNPMFQIDGNLGQTSAVNEMLLQSHVHEGGVYELNLLPALPGQWADGEVRGLRGRGGFEVDLRWRGGALESATVRSVTGTTTRVRYGERTQDVTLAPGEQIELDGGLMV; encoded by the coding sequence GTGAGCACCACCAACGATGGCCACACGCTCTGGTACACCACCCCTGCCCGCGCCTGGCAGGAGACCTTGCTGCTCGGCAACGGACGCCTCGGCGCCAGCGTGTGGGGCGGCGTGGAACACGAGGTGATCGACCTCAACGAGGACACCCTCTGGACCGGCGAGCCCGGGTACGAGCCCAATCCGAAGGCACCGGCCGCTCTACCCGAGGTGCGCCGCCTGCTGCTCACCGGAGAGTACGCCCGGGCACAGGAGCTCGCCGCCGACTCACTCGGCGGGATCGGTGGCACCGGGATGTACATGCCGCTGGGCCGGCTCACACTCGACCTTCCCTTCGGTGAGGTGAGCGGCTATCGCCGCCAGCTCGATCTGAATACGGCGACGGCGCAGGTCACCTTCACCCATGAGGGCGTCACCTACCGCCGGGAGGTCTTCGCGTCGCACCCGGCCGGTGCGCTGGTCGTGCGGCTGAGTGCTGATCGCCCGGGGATGGTCTCGCTCCGGGCGTCGCTGTCCAGCCAGCTGCGGCACGAGACCGGCACTGTGACTGGCAACGTGTCCAGCGCAACGGCGGGCGCTGCCGTCGGCTCCGTCGTCGGCGCCACGAGCACAGTGGTTCGCATGCACGGCCGGGCCCCGATGCGGTCCTACAACTACTCCGGGCAGACCCGCGAACCCGAGTACGACAACGGACCCCAGCCCCGGGGCATGCGGTGGGAGGCCAGGCTCGCCGCCGTCGCCGAGGGCGGCACGCTCAGCGCAGACGGCACGGACGTCGTGATCGCTGAGGGATGCGACGCGGTGACCCTCGTCGTGGCCGCGCGCACGAGCTACAACGGCCCCGGCGCGAGCCCGAGCCGAGCCGGCCAGGACGAGAAGGTGCTGGTCGCCGGGGACGTGCGGAACGCCGTCGGGCAGGACTACGAGACCCTGCGCCGCGCGCACGTGCGCGATCATGCCGAACTCTTCGGCCGGGTCCACCTGGATCTGGGGCGGTCCGCGGCCGAGGCACTGCCGACCGATGAGCGGGTGGCGGCGTATGTGGCCGGTAGCGGCGCAGACCCAGGACTGGCCGCGCTGTACTACCAGTTCGGGCGGTACATCCTCATCGCCACCTCCCGGCCAGGCAGCCAGCCGGCGAACCTGCAGGGTGTGTGGAATCCGTCGATCAACCCGGCGTGGGGGTCGAACTGGACGATCAACTGCAACGCGCAGATCAACTACTGGCCGGTGGAGGTGGCGAACCTGGCCGAGTGCCACGAACCGCTGCTGGAGCTGACGCGGGAGCTGAGTGAGAACGGGGCGCAAGTGGCGAGCGACCATTACTCCGCCCGGGGCTGGGTCTCGCACCAGGGCACCGACATCTGGCGCTACGCCCAACCGGTGGGCAGCAATCCCCAGTGGTCGAACTTCGTGGCCAGCAACGCGTGGCTGTGCCAGCACCTGTGGGAGCACTACGCGTTCTCGGGTGATCTCGACGAGTTGCGCAGGTTTTGGCCGGTCATCCGCGATGCGGCCGCGTTCCACCTGGACATGCTGGTGGCGGAGCCCGAGCGTGGGTGGCTGGTGACGGCACCGGACATCAACTTCGAGAACATCTGGGTGGCACCGGACGGGTCGACCGGGTCGCTGGCGATGGGGACGACGCCGACCACGCAGATGGTGCGCGAGCTGTTCACGAACGTTCTCGCGGCCGCCGACGCGCTCGGCGAGTCACCCGAGCTGGCCGAGGAGATCGAGGCAGCCCTGCCGCGGCTGGCGCCGATGCAGATCAGCCCCACCACCGGTCAGCTGCAGGAGTACCTGCAGGACTGGGGGCGGCAGATGAAGGCGGAGGTGCTCTCCAGCTGGGGCGCGGTGTGCAGCGCGCAGATCCACCCGCGCCGCACGCCCGGGCTGGCGGCCGCGCTGCGCCGGATCTTCGACACCGAGCGCTGGTGGGAGGAGAAGGAGGATCCGCTCAAGGGGCCGTGCCTGGGCAGCTGGGAGGGCGGGTTCCAGTCGATGACCTACGCCCGGCTCGGCGACGGGGATGCGGCACTGCGGGTGTTCGATCTGCACCTGCAGAAGGCCGTGCAGCCCAACCTCGGCTCGAAGTTCATCGGGCACGCACCGAACAACCCGATGTTCCAGATCGACGGCAACCTCGGCCAGACCAGCGCCGTAAACGAGATGCTGCTGCAGTCTCACGTGCATGAGGGCGGGGTGTACGAGCTCAATCTGCTGCCGGCACTACCGGGCCAGTGGGCCGACGGCGAGGTGCGCGGCCTGCGTGGGCGCGGCGGGTTCGAGGTCGACCTGCGCTGGCGCGGCGGCGCCCTCGAGTCGGCCACGGTCCGGTCGGTCACGGGCACGACGACCCGGGTGCGCTACGGCGAGCGCACCCAGGACGTGACCCTGGCCCCGGGCGAGCAGATCGAGCTCGACGGCGGTCTTATGGTGTGA